Within Pseudomonadales bacterium, the genomic segment TGCACTGCTGTTGCAGCAATACAGTTTCAATTTCTTGCGGGGTGACATCCATGATATCTTCCGCTTTCAAGCTATTGGCTTCTTTGCTTTTCGCACGCAGTTGCGCAGCAATAGCGCGGCGTTCTACCAATGATTTCGCCAAAAAATCTTGCTGCCATGCAGGATTGCGCACCAATGCGCGGAATTGTTGGTAGGCAGCATCTTGCGTGCAGAATTGATCACCGTGCGCTAACAACACGCGCTGCCCGTTTGTTTCGATCACATGCAATGCCGGCAACAACTGCATAGCGCAACGCGCAGCGTAGTGTTCGCCCAATAAAAAATCGCGATTGCCGTGTTGGAAAAAAATTTGCACACCGTGCGCGGCAACACACTGCAAGGCGTTGGCAACGGTTTCAGCCAGAGGGCGATCATCGTCATCGCCTATCCACGCATCAAAAAAATCACCCAAAATGTACAGATGATCAACGCCCTGCGTTTTCTGGTCGAGAAAAGCAAAAAAGGCCGCAGTGATGTGCGGCCTTTCTTCGGATAAATGCAGATCAGAGATGAACAGTGCGTTCATCAATCACCTTTATTTCACAGTGACGGAAGTGATGGTGATGTTTTCTACCGGCACATCTTGGTGACCGCCTTTAGAACCTGTTTTCACGCCTTTGATTTTATTCACCACATCCATGCCATCGCTCACTTTGCCGAACACGCAGTAGCCCCAACCTTGCGAAGTTTCGCTTTTGAAATTGAGGAAATCGTTGTCTTTCACATTGATGAAAAACTGCGCCGTAGCTGAGTGCGGATCCATGGTGCGCGCCATGGCGATGGTGCCAGTGTTGTTTTTCAAACCGTTGTTGGCTTCGTTTTTCACTGGCGCGTTGGTTTTTTTCTGGTTCATGTTTTCATCCATGCCGCCGCCTTGGATCATGAAGCCGTCAATCACGCGATGGAAAATCGTGCCTGCGTAGAAGCCGCTGCGCGCGTATTCCAGAAAGCTGGCGACGGTGGCGGGCGCTTTTGCCGCATCCAGTTCGAGAGTGATATCGCCGTGGGTGGTGTGCAGGGTAACTACGGACATGTGATTTCCTGTGTTTAAGCTATATCGAGGGGGTGGCTATAATACGCGCTCACCGCTACCCTCGCCAAACCTAAATATTCCCTATTTTTTGCCGGACATCATGAGCAAACAGCCCAGCAAGTCTTCAGAAGCTACCAAGCCTGCCCATTTTATTCGCCAGATCATTGCCGCCGATGTCGCGGCGGGTCTACACGATGGCAAGGTGCAAACCCGTTTCCCGCCCGAGCCGAACGGCTATCTGCACATCGGCCACGCGAAATCCATCTGTCTCAATTTCGGCATGGCCGAAGAATTTGGCGGACTGTGCAATTTGCGTTTTGATGACACCAATCCCGAAAAAGAAAACGACGAATATATTCGTTCGATTCAAGACGATGTGCGCTGGCTCGGCTTTCAATGGAGTGGCGAAGTGCGCCACGCCTCTGGCTATTTTCAGCAGTTGTACGATTGGGCCGTGTATTTGATCGAGCAAGGCAAAGCCTATGTCTGCCATCTCACGCCCGAGGAAGCGCGCGCGCATCGTGGCACACTCACGGAAGCAGGCAAAAACAGCCCGTATCGCGAACGCAGCGCAGCAGAAAATCTCGATTTATTCACGCGCATGAAAAACGGTGAATTTGCCGACGGTGAATGCGTGCTGCGCGCCAAAATTGATATGGCCAGCCCCAACATGAATTTGCGCGACCCGATCATGTATCGCATTCGGCGCGCGCATCATCATCAAACGGGCGACGCTTGGTGCATCTACCCCACTTACGATTACACCCACGGTCAATCCGATGCGATTGAAGGCATCACGCATTCCATTTGCACACTGGAATTTGAAGATCACAAACCGCTGTACGATTGGTATCTCGATAATTTGCCTGTACCAGCGCGTCCGCGCCAATACGAATTTGCGCGTTTGAATCTCAATTACACCGTCACCAGCAAACGCAAATTAAAACAGTTGGTGGATGAAAAGCATGTCAGCGGTTGGGATGATCCGCGCATGCCGACGATTGCCGGTTTGCGCCGTCGCGGTGTGACACCACAAGCCCTGCGTCAATTTTGCGAAATGATCGGCGTGACGCGCAGCGACGGTATCGTCGATGTCAGCATGTTGGAATTTGCTATTCGCGACGATCTAGATAAAAACGCCGCGCGCGCCATGTGTGTGTTCAATCCATTGAAAGTCGTCATCACCAATTTTGATGCCACACGCGTTGAACAACTCACTGCTCCGAAACATCCACAGCGCGAAGATCTCGGCACACGCGAACTGCCCTTCACGCGTGAATTGTTTATCGACCGCAATGATTTCCGCGAAGTAGCAGAAAAAGATTTCAAACGCCTCGTGCTCGGCCAAGAAGTGCGTTTGCGCAATGCCTATGTCATCCGCGCCGACGAAGTGATTAAAGATGCAAACGGCGAAATCATCGAACTGCGCTGCTCTTATGACCCAGACACTCACGGCAAAAACCCTGCAGATGGTCGCAAGGTGAAAGGTGTGATTCATTGGGTGTCGGCAACACAGTGCGTCGATGTCGAATTGCGTTTGTATGAAAGATTATTCACCGCAGAAAATCCAGAAGCCGACAAAGACAAAACCTTTCTCGACTTCATCAATCCGCAATCGCTGTCGGTTATTCACGCCAAAGCAGAAAGCAGCTTGAAAAATACCGCGCCAGAAACGCGTTTTCAATTTGAGCGCGAAGGCTATTTTTGCAGTGATCGCTACGACTGCACACCAAACCTCTTGGTGTTCAACCGCACCATCGGTTTGAAAGATTCTTTTGGTAAGTGAGCCGCGTATGAAAATCTACAACACGCTCACGCGCCAAAAACAAGAGTTCGTACCGCTGGTCGCCGGTCACATTAAAATGTATGTCTGCGGCATGACGGTGTACGACTACTGTCACCTCGGTCACGCGCGCGTTTTGGTGGCGTTTGATGCCATCACCCGCTATTTACGCGCACGCGGTTGGCAGGTGACTTATGTGCGCAACATCACCGACATCGACGACAAAATTTTGAAACGCGCCGACGAAAACGGCGAAGCCTACACCGCACTGACTGCGCGTTTTATTCAGGCGATGCACGAAGATGAGCAGCGCCTCGGCGTGGCGCGCCCCGATCTCGAACCTTGCGCTACAGCGCATATCGAGCAAATCATTGCGATGACGCAACAGCTCATAGCCAAAGGTTACGCTTATCACGCTAACAACAATGATGTGTATTACAGCGTCAGCCGCTTTGAAAATTACGGCAAATTGTCGGGCAAAAATCCAGAAGAATTGCTCGCTGGTGCGCGCATTGAAGTCGATGAAGCCAAACGCGATCCGCGCGATTTTGCGCTGTGGAAATCTGCCAAAGAGGGTGAAGTTTTTTGGCCTTCACCGTGGGGCAATGGTCGCCCCGGCTGGCATATCGAATGCTCGGCGATGTCCACTTGCTGCCTCGGTGATTCTTTCGACATTCACGGCGGCGGTCCCGATTTACCGTTTCCACATCACGAAAATGAAATTGCGCAATCCGAAGCAGCAACAGGAAAAACTTACGCTGGCTACTGGATGCACGCCGGCGCGGTGCGCGTCAACAATGAAAAAATGTCGAAATCACTCGGCAACTTTTTCACCATTCGTGAAATTCTCAATCAATACCACCCCGAAGTGGTGCGCTATTTATTGCTCGCCAGCCATTACCGCAGCGCAATCAATTACTCAGAAGAGAACTTACACATTGCACGCGGCGCACTGGAGCGTTTTTATACCGCGCTACGCGGTTTAGACAATATTCCCACGCTGCCACTGTCACAACTGGATGCGGAGCATCCCTCCGTTGCGCGCTTTATTGCTGAAATGGACGATGACTTCGGCACGCCCGAAGCGATTGCAGTGTTGTTTGATTTAGCGCGCCAGCTCAACACGGCACGTGCAGCAAGCGACGAGCAACAAGCCACTGAGTTAGCCACTATTTTGAAATCACTCGGCGCTGTTTTAGGTATTTTGCAGGCTGATGCTGATACTTTTTTGCAAGCGGGCAGCAGCGAAGGCCTGAGTGCAGAAGCTATCGAGCAATTGATTGCGGATCGCGTGCAAGCCAAGAAAGACAAAAACTTTGCGCGCGCCGATCAAATCCGCGATGAACTCAAAACGCATGGCATCATCTTAGAAGATACTCGTAATGGTAAGACCACATGGCGGAGCGAATGATTCCCTTACTCGAACATGAAGATTTTTTTGTGTTCGACAAACCGGCCGGTGTCAGTTTTCACAGCGAAAACGGCACCGGCTTTTTTGTGCAATGCCAACAACACTTTCCCAACGAAACATTGTTTCCCGTTCATCGCTTAGATCGCATTACCTCTGGCTTGTTACTCGTCGCACGCAACAAAGCAGCTGCTAACACTTTGGGCACAATGTTTGAATCGCGCGAAATCCACAAAACTTATATTGCACTGAGTGATAAAACGCCATCCAAAAAACAAGGTACGGTCAGTGGCGATATGGCGCGCAGCCGTGATGGGCAGTGGAAGTTGCTGCGCAGCCAAGACAACCCCGCCGTCACGCGTTTTGCATCGCGCTCACTGGCGCCCAACTTGCGCTTATTTACACTCAAACCGCAAACGGGACGCACACATCAATTGCGCGTGATGATGAAAGCCCTCGGCAGCCCCATCATCGGTGACGAACGCTACGGTGGCACACCCGCAGATCGCGGTTATTTGCACGCATTGCAACTGGCTTTTGATTGGCAAGGACAAACCATTTCCGTACTGAGTGAACCCTCGAGCGGCACACTGTTTCAAAAAATGGCATCGTTCATTCAATCCGCTTCATGAGGCGCACTCTTCTTTTTGCATTGGCACTGCTCCTGCCGTTGTCCGTGTTTGCACAAACTGCATCATGGACACTGTTGCACACAGTGCCGCGCGCACCGCAACATTTCACGCAGGGCTTAGTTTTTTCTGGCGAGCAATTGTTCGAAAGCACAGGGCGTTACGGACAATCCGCTGTCATTGCTTACGACGCGAAAACTCTGCTCGAAAAAAAACGCGTCTATTTACCGGATAATGTTTTTGGTGAAGGACTCACTGTATTAAACGGCAAGCTATATCAACTGAGCTGGAAATCACAAAAAATATTTATCTACAACACGCAGCTGCAATTATTAAAAACTCTGCCCATGCGCGGTGAAGGCTGGGGGCTCACAACCGACGGCACATCGCTTATCGTAAGCAACGGATCGGATACCCTGCAGTTTTTAGATCCAGAAACGGGCAACTTGCAGCGCAAAATTAGCGTGCGCGATGACAACAAGGCACAGAAAAACATCAATGAATTGGAATGGCTTGACGGCTATATTCTGGCCAATGTATGGCTCAGCAATACTGTACTGCTAATTGATGCGCGCAGCGGAGAGGTGGTCAATCGCTACGATTTCACTGCGCTCGCTGCCACACAAACTTCGCAAGAAAATCCAGAAAAAAATCCAGACGATGTTCTAAACGGCCTCGCGTGGAGCCCTTACACGCAAACCCTACTTATGACAGGGAAGAACTGGCCCGTGTGGTTTGTAGTGAAAATCACGCAGCCACAACACTAGAGGCATTATTTTTTTCTGTGAAAAACATAAAACAAATCCGGCTCACTCACCAAATAGAGCACGCCTTCATCATCCATCGCCACGCCCTCTGCTTGAGGCACTGTGTCTTTCAAACCGTGCTTTCCGCCGCGCAAAGACAATTTACTGATCGGCCATCCAGTTACATCCAACTCCAGAATAAGATGCGATTGATCCGATAGCGCCAATAAATGCCCACTGTAATCATCGTACTGCAAACTGGATAAATCACTGACAAACAATCCGGCGTTGCGATCAGGATCATCAACAATTTTCACAGCCATTGGTTTTGTTTGATCTACCTGCGGGAAGCCTTTTATCTCATAGATACGCACAGGATCGCGCTCTTTTGCCACAAACAATCGCTTGTTGCGGTGATCGTAAGCCAGCCCCTCAAAACCTTTATTGCCATTTAATTCCAATCCAAAAGACAGCTGTTGAAAATCTGCAGAATTCACTTCCGTCACGCCATCTTTCAAACGCACTTTCACCAAGCGCTGATCGCGCTCGTCGCTCACCACATACTGATCTTTCGCAAAATACTCGATGGCTTCAGGATCAATAAAACCTTGCAGTTTTACACGGCGCAATAAACGCCCATCCAAGGACAATTCGACGATACTGGGGTTTTGATTGGTGACAGCAAAAAGTGTGCGGCGATCCGGATCAAAAGTCAGCGCGGAAATTTCATCATTCAAATTTTCTATCGGCTTCGCATCAACCACCGCATAAAATGTGTCCAGCTGAATTGCCTTCTCAGATGGCTCCCCCTCTTGCCCCCACTGCCACCACGCGAATCGAATTTGATGGTGCATGCCTTGGTGATAGCCACTCGCTAACAGTAGCGCGACGACCAGCAACAACCCCAGTGCAACTACTGTTATTTTTTTTGAACGCGACATCAATCTCTCCAGCACAACTAGCCACATTACATGCAGCAACGCGGCATTCTCTCTGAAATTCACAGGCTGCGCGATACCGCAGGCGACAAGTACCTAGGCAATCCCTACAATGACCGACCCGCAAAAACACGAGTATCACCATGTCGACTATGACCTCCACTCCAGTTGCCGCACCTTCGTTTGAATTACTGCGCAGCCAACAGATCGCAGCCCTCAATGTGCGCGTGGAAGAATATCGACACAAAAAAACTGGCGCACAACACATCCATATCGCTGCAGACAATGAAGAAAATGTTTTTCTCGTCGCTCTGCGCACTGTGCCGCACGACTCCACCGGCGTGGCGCATATTTTGGAACACACAGCGCTGTGCGGCAGTAAAAAATATCCCGTGCGCGATCCTTTCTTTTTAATGACGCGCCGTTCGCTCAACACATTTATGAATGCGTTCACCAGTTCGGATTGGACAGCCTATCCATTCGCCAGCCAAAACAAACAAGATTTTAATAATTTACTCGATGTGTATTTGGATGCCGTTTTCTTCTCACGACTCGATCCTTTGGATTTTGCACAAGAAGGTCATCGTCTTGAGTTTGAAAATAAGCAAGATGCTTCTTCGCCACTGACTTTCAAAGGTGTGGTGTTTAACGAAATGAAAGGCGCGATGAGCTCGGTAACTTCCACGCTGTGGCAAACGCTGACGCGCTATGTTTTCCCCACTACCACTTATCATCACAACAGTGGCGGCGAACCCTCCTGCATTCCTGATTTAACTTACGAGCAATTGGTTGCGTTTTATCGCACGCATTACCATCCCTCTAATTCTATTTTTATGACTTTCGGCAACATCTCCGCTGCCGAGCATCAACAAAAATTTGAAGCGCAAGCGCTGTCGCATTTTGATTATTTGGATCACACCATCAGCGTCAGTGATGAAAAGCGCTATCTCGCGCCCGTTTCCGTGGCAGAGTTTTACGCGCTGGATGAAGAAAATACACAAGGTAAAACACATATCGTCATGGCTTGGCTGCTGGGTCACAGCGCCGATTTAAAAACCAATTTAGAAGCACAATTGCTTACTGCCGTGTTGCTCGACAATGCTGCCTCACCGCTACAACAAGCCTTAGAAACTTCACCGCTGGGCAGTTCGCCGTCGCCCATGTGCGGCTTAGAAAACTCACAAAAAGAATTATTGTTTGCCGCCGGTTTAGAGGGTTCGGACCCAGAACATACGCAAGCAGTTGAAACTTTAATTCTCGATGTGTTGCGCGATGTTGCTGAAAACGGTGTGCCGCAAGAACAAATCGACGCCTGCTTGCATCAACTGGAATTGCAACAGCGCGAATTGAGTGGCGATGGCTACCCTTATGGTTTGCAACTGATTCTGCAGGCACTTACTAGCGCGACCCATCGCGGTGATGCTTTTGCACTGCTTGATTTAGATCCTGCGATTGCTGCTTTGCATGAAGCCATTCGTGATCCTGATTTTATTAAACGCTTGGCGCGCGATTTGCTGCTCAACAACACACACCGCGTTACGCTGACACTCAAACCTGACACGCAATTATCGCAGCGCAGCGAAGCGGCAGAAGCCGCGCAGCTAGCGAGTATTCGCGCGGCACTCAGCGACGACGAATGCAAAACAATTATTGAACAAAGCCTCGCGCTGCAAGAACGCCAAGAAGCGGTGCTCGATGAAAACATCTTGCCGCGCGTCACACTGGCGGATGTGCCAGCCGATATGCACATCGCACAGGCGGATCGCGTAGACAATAACGCTGTACCGCTCACGCGCTACAACATCGGCACTAACGGTTTGGTGTATCAGCAATTGATTGTCGATTTACCGGCGCTGAATGCCGAAGAAACCCATTTGCTACCACTGTACTGCGCCTGTCTCACAGAGGTAGGTCACGGCGCGTTAGATTATTTGCAAGCGCAACAACAGCAAGCGGCGGTGTGTGGCGGTATCAGCGCGTATCCGTCCATGCGTGGCAGCATTGACGATGTGAATGCTGTGCAAGGTTTCTTGGTGTTATCAACAAAAATGTTGGTGCGCAATCAACAAGCAGCGGCACAACTGTTATTCGACACTTGGCAGCGCGCGCGTTTTGATGAAGTGCAACGCCTGCGCGAATTGATCGCACAAATGCGTACTCGCCGTGAGCGCAGCCTCACCGGCAATGGTCACGCGCTCGCCATGTCAGCCGCCAGTGCCGGCCTTTCACCGCTGACGCAATTCCAACACGCAGTCGGTGGTTTAGCGGGTGTGGCGTGGATCAAGCAGTTGGATCGCGCATTGGATGATGCAGCGGTGTTGAAAAAATTCTCACAACAATTGTTGCAACTGCATCAAAAAATGTTGCTGCAATCTTCACAATTGTTGTTGGTGTCTGAACAAGAACGCGCGGATGAATGCGCTGCGCAATTGCAAAAACTGTGGCACACAGCACCCGCACAAAATCCTTCTGTTTTTGCACTGCCTTTTTCTGCACACAGCGTGAAGCAACTGTGGCAGACCAGCACGCAAGTGAACTTCTGCGCGCGCGCTTGGCCTACGGTGGCGATGAACCATCCCGATGCTGCTGCGCTCTCGGTACTGGGCGGCTATTTGCGCAACGGCTATTTGCATCGCGCCATTCGCGAACAGGGCGGCGCTTACGGTGGTGGTGCCAGCCAAGACAGCACGCTGGGCGCTTTCCGCTTGTACTCGTATCGCGACCCGCGTCTAACAGACACGCTGGCTGATTTCGACCGCTCGCTGGACTGGCTCGCTACCACTGCGCCTGACGCGCAGAAAGTGGAAGAAGCCATCTTGGGTGTGATCGCTTCGCTCGACAAACCAGGCTCACCGGCAGGCGAAGCGAAATCCGCTTTCCACAACCGTCTGTTCGGTCGCCACGACGATGTGCGCCGCGCATTCCGCAGCCGCATCCTCGCCGTCACAGGGCAAGATTTACAGCGCGTCGGCGCGTTGTATCTCACGTCAGAAAAGGCCAACACCG encodes:
- a CDS encoding UDP-2,3-diacylglucosamine diphosphatase, which produces MNALFISDLHLSEERPHITAAFFAFLDQKTQGVDHLYILGDFFDAWIGDDDDRPLAETVANALQCVAAHGVQIFFQHGNRDFLLGEHYAARCAMQLLPALHVIETNGQRVLLAHGDQFCTQDAAYQQFRALVRNPAWQQDFLAKSLVERRAIAAQLRAKSKEANSLKAEDIMDVTPQEIETVLLQQQCSVLIHGHTHRPARHALALSNGVEAERIVLGDWTDQYCYLQWKNGAAELLWERAPSADADV
- a CDS encoding peptidylprolyl isomerase, whose product is MSVVTLHTTHGDITLELDAAKAPATVASFLEYARSGFYAGTIFHRVIDGFMIQGGGMDENMNQKKTNAPVKNEANNGLKNNTGTIAMARTMDPHSATAQFFINVKDNDFLNFKSETSQGWGYCVFGKVSDGMDVVNKIKGVKTGSKGGHQDVPVENITITSVTVK
- a CDS encoding glutamine--tRNA ligase/YqeY domain fusion protein; translation: MSKQPSKSSEATKPAHFIRQIIAADVAAGLHDGKVQTRFPPEPNGYLHIGHAKSICLNFGMAEEFGGLCNLRFDDTNPEKENDEYIRSIQDDVRWLGFQWSGEVRHASGYFQQLYDWAVYLIEQGKAYVCHLTPEEARAHRGTLTEAGKNSPYRERSAAENLDLFTRMKNGEFADGECVLRAKIDMASPNMNLRDPIMYRIRRAHHHQTGDAWCIYPTYDYTHGQSDAIEGITHSICTLEFEDHKPLYDWYLDNLPVPARPRQYEFARLNLNYTVTSKRKLKQLVDEKHVSGWDDPRMPTIAGLRRRGVTPQALRQFCEMIGVTRSDGIVDVSMLEFAIRDDLDKNAARAMCVFNPLKVVITNFDATRVEQLTAPKHPQREDLGTRELPFTRELFIDRNDFREVAEKDFKRLVLGQEVRLRNAYVIRADEVIKDANGEIIELRCSYDPDTHGKNPADGRKVKGVIHWVSATQCVDVELRLYERLFTAENPEADKDKTFLDFINPQSLSVIHAKAESSLKNTAPETRFQFEREGYFCSDRYDCTPNLLVFNRTIGLKDSFGK
- the cysS gene encoding cysteine--tRNA ligase, which codes for MKIYNTLTRQKQEFVPLVAGHIKMYVCGMTVYDYCHLGHARVLVAFDAITRYLRARGWQVTYVRNITDIDDKILKRADENGEAYTALTARFIQAMHEDEQRLGVARPDLEPCATAHIEQIIAMTQQLIAKGYAYHANNNDVYYSVSRFENYGKLSGKNPEELLAGARIEVDEAKRDPRDFALWKSAKEGEVFWPSPWGNGRPGWHIECSAMSTCCLGDSFDIHGGGPDLPFPHHENEIAQSEAATGKTYAGYWMHAGAVRVNNEKMSKSLGNFFTIREILNQYHPEVVRYLLLASHYRSAINYSEENLHIARGALERFYTALRGLDNIPTLPLSQLDAEHPSVARFIAEMDDDFGTPEAIAVLFDLARQLNTARAASDEQQATELATILKSLGAVLGILQADADTFLQAGSSEGLSAEAIEQLIADRVQAKKDKNFARADQIRDELKTHGIILEDTRNGKTTWRSE
- a CDS encoding TIGR01621 family pseudouridine synthase, translating into MIPLLEHEDFFVFDKPAGVSFHSENGTGFFVQCQQHFPNETLFPVHRLDRITSGLLLVARNKAAANTLGTMFESREIHKTYIALSDKTPSKKQGTVSGDMARSRDGQWKLLRSQDNPAVTRFASRSLAPNLRLFTLKPQTGRTHQLRVMMKALGSPIIGDERYGGTPADRGYLHALQLAFDWQGQTISVLSEPSSGTLFQKMASFIQSAS
- a CDS encoding glutaminyl-peptide cyclotransferase, which codes for MRRTLLFALALLLPLSVFAQTASWTLLHTVPRAPQHFTQGLVFSGEQLFESTGRYGQSAVIAYDAKTLLEKKRVYLPDNVFGEGLTVLNGKLYQLSWKSQKIFIYNTQLQLLKTLPMRGEGWGLTTDGTSLIVSNGSDTLQFLDPETGNLQRKISVRDDNKAQKNINELEWLDGYILANVWLSNTVLLIDARSGEVVNRYDFTALAATQTSQENPEKNPDDVLNGLAWSPYTQTLLMTGKNWPVWFVVKITQPQH
- a CDS encoding SdiA-regulated domain-containing protein: MSRSKKITVVALGLLLVVALLLASGYHQGMHHQIRFAWWQWGQEGEPSEKAIQLDTFYAVVDAKPIENLNDEISALTFDPDRRTLFAVTNQNPSIVELSLDGRLLRRVKLQGFIDPEAIEYFAKDQYVVSDERDQRLVKVRLKDGVTEVNSADFQQLSFGLELNGNKGFEGLAYDHRNKRLFVAKERDPVRIYEIKGFPQVDQTKPMAVKIVDDPDRNAGLFVSDLSSLQYDDYSGHLLALSDQSHLILELDVTGWPISKLSLRGGKHGLKDTVPQAEGVAMDDEGVLYLVSEPDLFYVFHRKK
- a CDS encoding insulinase family protein, with translation MSTMTSTPVAAPSFELLRSQQIAALNVRVEEYRHKKTGAQHIHIAADNEENVFLVALRTVPHDSTGVAHILEHTALCGSKKYPVRDPFFLMTRRSLNTFMNAFTSSDWTAYPFASQNKQDFNNLLDVYLDAVFFSRLDPLDFAQEGHRLEFENKQDASSPLTFKGVVFNEMKGAMSSVTSTLWQTLTRYVFPTTTYHHNSGGEPSCIPDLTYEQLVAFYRTHYHPSNSIFMTFGNISAAEHQQKFEAQALSHFDYLDHTISVSDEKRYLAPVSVAEFYALDEENTQGKTHIVMAWLLGHSADLKTNLEAQLLTAVLLDNAASPLQQALETSPLGSSPSPMCGLENSQKELLFAAGLEGSDPEHTQAVETLILDVLRDVAENGVPQEQIDACLHQLELQQRELSGDGYPYGLQLILQALTSATHRGDAFALLDLDPAIAALHEAIRDPDFIKRLARDLLLNNTHRVTLTLKPDTQLSQRSEAAEAAQLASIRAALSDDECKTIIEQSLALQERQEAVLDENILPRVTLADVPADMHIAQADRVDNNAVPLTRYNIGTNGLVYQQLIVDLPALNAEETHLLPLYCACLTEVGHGALDYLQAQQQQAAVCGGISAYPSMRGSIDDVNAVQGFLVLSTKMLVRNQQAAAQLLFDTWQRARFDEVQRLRELIAQMRTRRERSLTGNGHALAMSAASAGLSPLTQFQHAVGGLAGVAWIKQLDRALDDAAVLKKFSQQLLQLHQKMLLQSSQLLLVSEQERADECAAQLQKLWHTAPAQNPSVFALPFSAHSVKQLWQTSTQVNFCARAWPTVAMNHPDAAALSVLGGYLRNGYLHRAIREQGGAYGGGASQDSTLGAFRLYSYRDPRLTDTLADFDRSLDWLATTAPDAQKVEEAILGVIASLDKPGSPAGEAKSAFHNRLFGRHDDVRRAFRSRILAVTGQDLQRVGALYLTSEKANTAVMSGANSTDEAIKLGLEICKLDA